In Elaeis guineensis isolate ETL-2024a chromosome 1, EG11, whole genome shotgun sequence, a genomic segment contains:
- the LOC105039740 gene encoding uncharacterized protein has translation MAPKPLLLPLLLLLPLLLLSPVTATDILGILKPLNDYSTFTQYLIEANLVDEINSRDNVTVLAVKNSDMSPISSLPTEVRKNVMSVHVLLGYYDPYSISHLHDKSTLVPTLFQTTGLATNQNGYMKVTKKPIRQIVFGSGAPGSPSDSYLTSVVGTNSDQISVLHVSDPIIPPGIDGAKKTSTPVATPPTASSPTKQEIPAPTAASPTASPTTKQATPAPTAAPPTASPPTKQTTPAPTAAPPTDSPPTKQTTPAPTTAPPTNSPPTKQATPAPTAALPTASSPTEQVTPAPTLAPTEEKAATAPANAPKAAPVPVEAPKAGALAPSIENVPGAPANSIEEADTTPTSPSSAGRVVVGAAIGLAMGVVLLGAC, from the coding sequence ATGGCCCCCAAGCCCCTCCTCctacccctcctcctcctcctacccctcctcctcctctctcctgTCACGGCCACTGATATTCTTGGGATCCTCAAACCACTTAATGATTATTCTACCTTCACCCAATACCTCATAGAAGCTAACCTTGTTGATGAGATCAACAGCCGTGACAACGTCACGGTTCTTGCTGTTAAGAACTCAGACATGTCCCCCATCTCCTCCCttccaaccgaagttcgtaagaaTGTGATGTCCGTCCATGTCCTCCTCGGCTATTATGACCCGTATAGCATCAGCCACCTTCATGATAAATCTACCCTTGTCCCCACCCTTTTCCAAACCACTGGCCTTGCAACCAACCAAAATGGGTACATGAAAGTCACTAAGAAGCCGATAAGGCAAATTGTCTTTGGTTCAGGTGCCCCAGGGTCTCCCAGCGACTCCTACTTAACCAGCGTGGTTGGAACAAACTCTGACCAAATCTCAGTGCTCCATGTCTCCGATCCCATCATCCCACCTGGCATTGATGGCGCGAAGAAGACATCTACACCTGTCGCCACACCACCAACTGCTTCATCTCCAACAAAGCAAGAGATACCTGCGCCTACGGCCGCATCGCCAACTGCTTCGCCTACAACAAAGCAGGCGACACCTGCGCCTACGGCCGCACCGCCAACTGCTTCGCCTCCAACAAAGCAAACGACACCTGCACCTACGGCCGCACCGCCAACTGATTCGCCTCCAACAAAGCAGACGACACCTGCGCCTACGACTGCACCGCCAACTAATTCGCCTCCAACAAAGCAGGCGACACCTGCGCCTACGGCCGCACTGCCAACTGCTTCTTCTCCAACAGAGCAGGTGACGCCCGCACCAACTCTTGCTCCTACGGAGGAGAAGGCAGCCACCGCCCCTGCAAATGCTCCAAAGGCAGCTCCAGTCCCTGTGGAAGCTCCAAAAGCTGGTGCATTGGCACCATCAATCGAGAATGTGCCTGGAGCACCAGCTAACTCAATTGAGGAAGCTGATACAACACCCACATCCCCCTCTTCGGCAGGCCGAGTAGTAGTGGGTGCAGCCATAGGACTTGCCATGGGAGTTGTTCTCTTAGGTgcttgttaa